From Candidatus Goldiibacteriota bacterium, the proteins below share one genomic window:
- the hisC gene encoding histidinol-phosphate transaminase, giving the protein MKIPPKSSIADLKAYDPCLFKGRYKLDANENPYGIPEVLAKKILAKAASLDLNRYPQPGAPSLRKVLGKKLKVHPDNIVVGNGSDELLLYLMMAYLERGDGVIAPVPSFEMYGLIGKALGGKFIPVPLDKDFDLDDANIIKLSRKNKTKFIFITYPNNPTGNCFSRERIINILDNTSALTVIDEAYFEFSGKTFLPLLKKYPNLIITRTFSKAFSMAGLRLGYMAASKEICNNVNKVRLPYNINSLSLFIAMEAMKNDRQMKNTLDIIKKERERMFKVIESKYTAVKSDANFIFLKLNNAKKAKFAFEKSGISIRMFSKGSAAGWARITVGKPAENTAVLKILKRGV; this is encoded by the coding sequence ATGAAAATACCACCTAAAAGCAGTATCGCTGATTTAAAAGCTTATGATCCGTGCCTTTTTAAAGGCAGGTATAAACTTGATGCCAATGAGAATCCTTATGGAATTCCTGAGGTGCTGGCTAAAAAGATTCTTGCCAAAGCGGCGTCGCTTGATCTAAACAGATATCCGCAGCCGGGAGCCCCGTCTTTAAGAAAAGTTCTGGGTAAGAAACTGAAAGTACATCCGGATAACATAGTTGTGGGCAACGGTTCTGACGAGCTGCTGCTTTATCTTATGATGGCGTATCTGGAGCGTGGCGATGGTGTAATTGCCCCGGTGCCGTCTTTTGAAATGTACGGGCTGATAGGAAAAGCGTTAGGCGGAAAGTTTATACCCGTACCGCTGGATAAGGATTTTGACCTTGATGACGCAAATATAATTAAATTAAGCCGTAAGAACAAAACCAAATTTATATTTATCACTTATCCTAACAATCCCACAGGGAACTGTTTTTCACGTGAACGGATAATAAATATCCTTGATAACACTTCGGCGCTGACAGTTATTGATGAAGCTTATTTTGAATTTTCAGGAAAGACCTTTCTGCCGCTGTTAAAAAAATACCCCAATCTTATAATAACCAGGACATTTTCAAAAGCGTTTTCAATGGCAGGATTAAGGCTTGGCTACATGGCGGCATCCAAAGAAATATGCAATAATGTCAACAAAGTGAGGCTTCCTTATAACATTAATTCACTTTCCCTGTTTATTGCAATGGAAGCAATGAAGAATGACAGGCAGATGAAGAACACGCTTGATATAATAAAGAAAGAACGTGAAAGGATGTTTAAGGTGATTGAATCAAAATATACAGCCGTTAAAAGCGACGCGAATTTTATATTTCTTAAATTAAATAATGCTAAAAAAGCGAAATTTGCCTTTGAAAAAAGCGGTATTTCTATTAGAATGTTCAGCAAAGGATCTGCTGCCGGCTGGGCAAGAATAACAGTCGGAAAACCCGCTGAAAATACGGCGGTTCTTAAAATTCTTAAAAGAGGTGTTTAA
- the hisF gene encoding imidazole glycerol phosphate synthase subunit HisF, translating into MLTKRIIPCLDVNKGRVVKGVKFLNLKDAGDPVEAAVRYNKAGADELVFLDITASHEVRKTIIDVVRKTAEKIYIPFTVGGGIREVSDMELILKNGADKVSVNTAAVINPALIEKGARKFGRQCIVLAVDAKRKSKGKWEVYTHGGRTATGIDALKWIKQAVKLGAGEILLTSMDADGTKAGYDIPLNLAVSEAVEVPVIASGGAGGPEHMLEVLKKGKADAVLAASIFHYKEYTVKSVKQYLRANGIAVRL; encoded by the coding sequence ATGCTGACAAAAAGAATAATACCATGCCTGGATGTCAACAAAGGCAGGGTGGTAAAAGGCGTAAAGTTTTTAAACTTAAAAGACGCGGGCGACCCTGTGGAAGCAGCGGTCAGGTACAATAAAGCGGGGGCGGACGAACTGGTATTTCTTGATATCACAGCGTCTCACGAAGTAAGAAAGACAATAATAGATGTTGTAAGAAAGACCGCGGAAAAAATCTATATTCCTTTTACCGTGGGCGGCGGAATAAGGGAAGTTTCAGATATGGAACTTATCTTAAAAAACGGCGCGGATAAAGTCTCTGTTAACACCGCTGCTGTCATAAATCCGGCTCTTATAGAAAAAGGCGCAAGAAAGTTTGGAAGGCAGTGTATTGTGCTTGCTGTGGATGCCAAAAGAAAATCCAAAGGAAAGTGGGAAGTATATACGCACGGCGGAAGGACCGCCACGGGTATTGACGCGTTAAAGTGGATAAAGCAGGCGGTAAAGCTTGGCGCGGGCGAGATATTGTTAACCAGTATGGATGCCGACGGCACAAAAGCGGGCTATGATATTCCGCTTAACCTTGCCGTGTCAGAAGCGGTTGAAGTTCCTGTAATAGCCTCAGGCGGCGCGGGCGGACCCGAACATATGCTTGAAGTGTTAAAAAAAGGAAAAGCAGACGCGGTGCTTGCAGCTTCTATTTTTCACTATAAAGAATATACGGTAAAGTCGGTAAAACAGTATTTAAGGGCTAACGGAATAGCGGTAAGGTTGTAA
- the hisH gene encoding imidazole glycerol phosphate synthase subunit HisH has translation MGRIVIVDYGMGNLHSVSKAFAHIKASVKVSDKPEDIKKASGLVLPGVGAFGDAIKQLKARKLYMPVKEAGKAGKPILGICLGMQLLMAHSEEFGSHKGFGFIKGKVVRFAGKMKIPHMGWNNIMIQDKSNPVIKGINDNAEVYFVHSYYTLPEDKKDTLCVTDYAGVKFASAVSRGNIFGFQFHPEKSGEKMLKIYKNFNKFVENRER, from the coding sequence ATGGGCAGAATCGTAATAGTTGATTATGGAATGGGAAATCTTCACAGTGTAAGCAAGGCTTTTGCGCACATTAAAGCGTCCGTAAAAGTATCTGATAAACCTGAAGATATTAAAAAAGCGTCAGGTTTGGTCTTGCCCGGGGTGGGTGCTTTTGGCGATGCCATAAAACAGCTTAAAGCAAGAAAACTTTATATGCCGGTTAAAGAAGCGGGCAAAGCGGGCAAACCCATACTTGGGATATGCCTTGGTATGCAGCTTTTAATGGCTCACAGCGAAGAATTTGGCAGCCATAAAGGTTTTGGTTTTATAAAAGGCAAAGTGGTAAGGTTTGCCGGTAAAATGAAAATACCGCATATGGGCTGGAACAATATAATGATTCAGGATAAAAGTAATCCGGTGATTAAAGGCATTAATGATAATGCGGAAGTATATTTTGTACACTCTTACTATACGCTGCCGGAAGATAAAAAAGATACCCTTTGCGTGACGGATTACGCGGGCGTTAAATTTGCCTCGGCGGTTAGCCGCGGAAATATTTTCGGGTTTCAGTTTCATCCGGAAAAAAGCGGCGAAAAAATGCTTAAAATCTATAAGAATTTCAATAAATTTGTTGAAAATCGGGAAAGGTGA
- a CDS encoding VacB/RNase II family 3'-5' exoribonuclease, which produces MKRKNDRRKEVTVESVLSVIKEKGISVNVKSVLIALGAPKTERSKIKKILKQLAREGSIEKSRNRFAVSGAFERSNTVQGKVDLKADFGFLLVEGGEDIFLGRRTVAELLPGDEVEIYVKKSRVGAREGTLKRIIKRGDGPFMCRVKMVGTRLYASLVFKETPFIKLKKSDFELKINDIVLIEISETPDGLAGEVISHLDDTDNVEMHKLFILNKRDIRQKFPDEVLAEADKLEIPKDVIAGRVDLRKDTIITIDPFDAKDFDDAISLYTENGNYMLGVHIADVTHFLHEGTAMDEEAYERSVSTYLPGEVIPMLPERLSNDMCSLVEGKDRLTFSVFMEISPEGEVIKYDIKESVIRNSKRFAYEQVEDIIKGRLEIKDRNIKEMVFLMAELKDVLRKKMFEGGMVDFDLGEPILLMGDGFQVRDIRRKMGLDSHKLIEYCMIYANVCAADFITKNYSAGMFRIHPQPVEKDIMEFNDFAAAMGYTVRIKKPESKEFQAAAEKIKGTEKSIFLERKLLRAMQLARYSEVNQGHFGLALKKYTHFTSPIRRYADVVVHRLIKNKLGTQFMKDTDKAYLKGSAYDISTHEENSEKAENDIFRLYALNFLKEKLGDTLEVIITRITKNGFVVELSQYPVEGFMNFDAMRDDYYLYDETRQMAVGRRTKKIFRLGDKISAIIVKITLETLKMELEIDDEDRA; this is translated from the coding sequence GTGAAAAGGAAAAATGACAGGCGCAAGGAAGTAACCGTTGAATCAGTTCTGTCGGTTATCAAAGAAAAAGGCATTTCTGTTAACGTGAAAAGTGTCTTAATTGCTCTTGGGGCGCCAAAGACGGAACGTTCCAAAATAAAAAAAATATTAAAACAGCTTGCCAGGGAAGGCAGCATAGAAAAATCAAGAAACAGGTTTGCCGTATCCGGCGCTTTTGAACGGTCTAATACGGTGCAGGGCAAAGTTGACCTTAAAGCGGATTTTGGTTTTCTTCTTGTGGAAGGCGGCGAGGATATTTTTCTTGGAAGGCGCACTGTGGCGGAATTATTGCCCGGCGATGAAGTGGAAATCTATGTGAAAAAGAGCAGGGTAGGCGCGAGGGAAGGGACGTTAAAACGGATAATTAAACGCGGGGATGGTCCTTTTATGTGCAGGGTAAAAATGGTAGGCACGCGCCTTTATGCCTCTCTTGTATTTAAAGAAACGCCCTTCATCAAACTTAAAAAAAGCGATTTTGAGCTGAAAATTAATGATATTGTGCTTATTGAAATTTCAGAGACGCCGGACGGATTAGCGGGTGAAGTAATTTCCCATCTTGATGATACGGATAATGTGGAAATGCATAAACTGTTTATTCTGAATAAGCGCGATATAAGGCAGAAATTTCCGGACGAAGTCCTGGCAGAAGCGGACAAACTTGAAATTCCTAAAGATGTAATTGCCGGAAGGGTGGATTTAAGAAAAGACACCATAATTACAATAGACCCTTTTGACGCCAAGGATTTTGATGACGCCATATCTTTATACACCGAAAACGGGAATTATATGCTTGGGGTGCACATAGCCGATGTCACGCATTTTCTGCACGAAGGCACCGCAATGGATGAAGAGGCTTATGAACGTTCGGTAAGCACTTACCTTCCGGGCGAGGTAATTCCAATGCTTCCGGAACGTCTTTCCAATGACATGTGTTCGCTTGTGGAAGGCAAAGACAGGCTTACTTTTTCCGTCTTTATGGAAATCAGCCCTGAAGGCGAAGTTATAAAGTATGATATTAAGGAAAGTGTTATTAGAAACAGCAAAAGATTCGCGTATGAACAGGTGGAAGATATAATAAAAGGAAGATTGGAAATTAAAGACAGGAATATCAAAGAAATGGTTTTTTTAATGGCTGAATTAAAGGACGTGCTGCGCAAAAAGATGTTTGAAGGCGGCATGGTCGATTTTGATCTTGGCGAACCCATTCTGCTTATGGGCGACGGATTTCAGGTCAGGGACATAAGAAGAAAGATGGGCCTTGATTCCCATAAACTTATAGAGTATTGCATGATATACGCAAATGTCTGCGCAGCTGATTTTATTACAAAAAATTACTCCGCGGGTATGTTCAGGATACACCCTCAGCCGGTGGAGAAAGATATTATGGAATTTAATGATTTTGCCGCTGCCATGGGGTATACGGTAAGGATAAAAAAACCGGAAAGTAAAGAGTTTCAGGCTGCCGCTGAAAAAATTAAAGGGACGGAAAAAAGCATATTCCTGGAGCGTAAACTGCTGCGTGCCATGCAGCTGGCAAGGTATTCAGAGGTTAATCAGGGCCATTTCGGGCTGGCGCTTAAAAAATACACTCATTTTACGTCTCCTATCCGCCGTTATGCCGATGTTGTCGTCCATAGGCTTATAAAAAATAAACTTGGGACACAGTTTATGAAGGATACGGATAAGGCATATTTAAAAGGTTCGGCGTATGATATTTCCACGCACGAAGAAAATTCGGAAAAAGCGGAAAATGATATTTTTAGATTGTACGCGCTTAATTTTTTAAAGGAAAAGCTTGGTGATACGCTTGAAGTTATTATCACCAGAATAACCAAGAACGGTTTTGTGGTGGAACTTTCGCAGTACCCTGTGGAAGGGTTCATGAATTTTGACGCGATGCGCGATGATTATTATTTGTACGATGAAACAAGGCAGATGGCTGTCGGCAGAAGGACAAAGAAAATATTCAGGCTTGGCGATAAAATATCTGCTATAATAGTAAAAATAACGCTTGAAACCCTTAAAATGGAGCTTGAAATTGATGATGAAGACCGCGCTTAA
- a CDS encoding cellulase family glycosylhydrolase, giving the protein MKKTIILIFAMLFACIACADEKEAAGIYVKGNKIFAPDGEEIILRGVNKMFVWTDKQGNSIPEIAKTGANCVRIVWTMKDGNYKELDELIEKCAANKMIPIVELHDATCKWDESLFKQLTAWWTVPEMIAIAKKHQKYLVINYGNEIGDWKVTVADYNKQYILAVKSMRKAGIHGPIVIDAGKCGQDMNNYYAGAEEILNADPDKNIIFSIHMWWTDNDENRVKDALESVSYTNAPLIVGEFAAYGIGCVKTIAYKAIMEHCAKNNIGWLAWSWGPGNSDCAEMDMTKDGKFTGLYGWGKEAAMDGEYSIKKTSKIPKFMAE; this is encoded by the coding sequence ATGAAAAAAACAATCATTTTAATATTTGCAATGTTATTTGCATGTATTGCCTGCGCGGATGAGAAAGAAGCTGCGGGAATATATGTAAAAGGAAATAAAATATTCGCGCCGGACGGGGAAGAAATAATATTGCGCGGCGTGAATAAGATGTTTGTCTGGACGGACAAGCAGGGAAATTCAATTCCTGAAATAGCCAAAACGGGCGCCAATTGCGTGCGGATTGTCTGGACTATGAAAGACGGAAATTATAAAGAATTGGACGAGCTTATAGAGAAATGCGCCGCGAATAAAATGATACCCATAGTGGAACTGCATGATGCCACCTGCAAATGGGATGAAAGTTTATTTAAACAGCTTACCGCGTGGTGGACAGTCCCTGAAATGATTGCAATTGCAAAAAAGCATCAGAAATACCTTGTGATAAACTATGGCAATGAAATAGGCGACTGGAAAGTCACCGTGGCGGATTATAACAAACAATATATTTTGGCCGTAAAGTCCATGCGAAAAGCGGGAATTCACGGTCCTATAGTTATTGACGCGGGCAAATGCGGGCAGGACATGAATAATTATTATGCCGGCGCGGAAGAAATACTGAATGCTGACCCGGATAAGAATATAATTTTTTCCATCCATATGTGGTGGACGGATAATGATGAAAACCGTGTTAAAGACGCGCTGGAATCGGTATCATATACAAATGCGCCCTTAATAGTGGGGGAGTTTGCTGCTTATGGGATAGGGTGCGTTAAGACTATTGCCTATAAAGCCATAATGGAGCACTGCGCTAAAAATAATATCGGCTGGCTTGCATGGTCGTGGGGGCCGGGAAACAGCGATTGCGCCGAAATGGATATGACCAAGGACGGTAAGTTTACGGGGTTATATGGATGGGGAAAAGAAGCTGCTATGGACGGCGAATACAGCATTAAAAAGACCTCTAAAATACCGAAATTTATGGCAGAATAA
- the hisA gene encoding 1-(5-phosphoribosyl)-5-[(5-phosphoribosylamino)methylideneamino]imidazole-4-carboxamide isomerase, whose amino-acid sequence MKIGKGEFMQIIPAIDLRKGKCVRLIMGDVRDETVYSKEPVAMAKLWQVKGARMIHVVDLDGAFSGRPKNMELIIKMIKALRAKVEVGGGIRTEKTIKKYIRAGARRVILSTSVIGSDKFLKKMVEKYGDKIVIGVDAKDGKVAAKGWKDITKIDAIDFIKQLEAAGAKMIVYTDINRDGVLKGPNFKGVVNVLKNTKMKVIISGGITRMKNIARCIELSKKYDNVEGVIIGKALYTGNIDLKEAVKLVKD is encoded by the coding sequence TTGAAAATCGGGAAAGGTGAATTCATGCAGATTATACCGGCAATTGATTTAAGGAAAGGCAAATGCGTAAGGTTAATAATGGGGGATGTAAGGGACGAAACCGTATACAGCAAAGAGCCCGTGGCTATGGCCAAACTTTGGCAGGTTAAAGGCGCGCGCATGATACACGTGGTTGACCTTGACGGCGCATTTTCCGGAAGGCCCAAGAATATGGAGCTTATCATTAAAATGATAAAAGCTTTAAGGGCAAAGGTGGAAGTGGGCGGCGGAATCAGGACGGAAAAAACCATAAAAAAGTATATAAGGGCGGGAGCCAGAAGGGTGATTCTTTCCACGTCCGTAATAGGCAGCGACAAATTTCTTAAAAAAATGGTGGAAAAATACGGCGATAAGATAGTAATAGGCGTTGACGCGAAAGACGGAAAAGTGGCGGCAAAAGGTTGGAAAGACATCACCAAAATAGACGCGATTGATTTCATAAAACAGCTGGAAGCAGCCGGCGCCAAGATGATTGTTTACACCGACATAAACCGCGACGGAGTTTTAAAAGGCCCTAATTTTAAGGGTGTGGTAAATGTCCTTAAAAATACAAAGATGAAAGTGATAATATCCGGCGGTATTACAAGAATGAAAAATATTGCCCGCTGTATTGAACTTTCAAAGAAGTATGACAATGTGGAAGGCGTTATAATAGGAAAGGCGCTTTACACCGGCAACATTGACCTTAAAGAAGCGGTAAAGCTGGTAAAGGATTAA
- the hisD gene encoding histidinol dehydrogenase — protein MIKRFAYTKNNDAEIKEYLKKIDAFSSKVPDSVLEIIDDVRKNGDAALLNYAAKFDKAKIKSLKVTDADIKKAYSLIDKSLIKAIKAAAKNISDFHGLQKDNIKGYTYKNEGYTIEQKYLPLDSAGIYIPGGQAPLFSTVLMAGIPAITAGVKRICIVSPPRYNSEVNPYVLVAADIIGIKEIYRAGGAQAVAALAYGTKSIPRVNKVVGPGNIYSTGAKKELFGTIGIDSINGPSEVTVIADETADPQFILFDLLAQAEHVNGHSVLITTSRKLADFIEAGLKKESKLNITAVIITVKSLEQAAGIANEKGPEHLTVITKKDNAVIDGITNAPAIFAGNYSPVAFGDYMAGANHILPTNGTSKFFSGLSVLDFMKHTHIVRCTKKAIEKFGPLAEQMAETETLLNHKRSIEIRRKK, from the coding sequence ATGATAAAGCGTTTTGCCTATACAAAAAACAATGATGCTGAAATAAAAGAGTATCTTAAAAAAATTGACGCGTTTTCTTCAAAAGTGCCGGATTCGGTCCTTGAAATTATTGATGATGTCAGAAAAAACGGCGACGCGGCGCTTTTAAATTATGCGGCAAAGTTTGACAAAGCAAAAATTAAGTCTCTTAAAGTCACGGATGCGGATATTAAAAAAGCGTATTCCCTTATAGACAAAAGCCTTATAAAAGCCATAAAAGCGGCGGCAAAAAACATATCTGATTTTCACGGACTGCAGAAAGATAATATTAAAGGATATACATATAAAAATGAAGGTTATACTATTGAGCAAAAGTATCTGCCTTTGGATTCCGCGGGAATATATATCCCGGGAGGCCAGGCTCCGCTGTTTTCAACGGTTTTGATGGCGGGAATACCGGCAATTACAGCGGGGGTTAAAAGAATATGTATTGTATCACCGCCGCGTTATAATTCTGAAGTAAACCCTTACGTGCTTGTCGCGGCAGACATTATAGGAATAAAAGAAATATACCGCGCCGGCGGCGCGCAGGCGGTTGCAGCGCTTGCTTATGGTACAAAAAGCATTCCAAGAGTTAATAAAGTGGTTGGGCCGGGTAATATTTATTCCACCGGCGCGAAAAAAGAGCTTTTTGGCACTATTGGCATAGATTCCATTAACGGGCCGTCAGAAGTTACCGTAATTGCGGATGAAACAGCAGACCCGCAATTCATATTATTTGACCTTTTAGCGCAGGCAGAACACGTAAACGGGCATTCAGTCTTAATTACAACTTCCAGAAAACTGGCAGACTTTATTGAAGCCGGGCTGAAAAAGGAAAGCAAACTGAATATTACCGCGGTTATAATCACCGTGAAATCGCTGGAGCAAGCGGCGGGAATTGCGAATGAAAAAGGGCCCGAGCACCTGACGGTAATTACAAAAAAAGATAATGCCGTAATTGACGGAATTACAAATGCTCCGGCAATATTTGCCGGCAATTATTCGCCTGTGGCTTTTGGCGACTATATGGCAGGCGCTAATCATATACTTCCCACCAACGGCACCTCCAAATTCTTTTCCGGACTGTCAGTGCTGGATTTTATGAAACACACGCATATTGTAAGGTGTACTAAAAAAGCAATTGAAAAATTCGGGCCGCTGGCAGAGCAAATGGCGGAAACTGAAACCCTTTTAAACCACAAGAGAAGCATTGAAATAAGGCGAAAAAAATAA
- the hisB gene encoding imidazoleglycerol-phosphate dehydratase HisB has protein sequence MAKKAAIKRKTKETDIDLLLGVNKSGAYKIDTQVPFLTHMIEQLSRHSNVDIVLKVKGDIQIDAHHITEDTGIVIGKALAKALGDKKGIARFGSACGVLDEALVRVVLDLSGRTYCEVNLDLKEKKTGNFDTELIEEFFHGFARGANLTLHVDQIKGKNTHHIAEAAFKGLALALKDALKVDGKTVKSTKGSL, from the coding sequence ATGGCAAAAAAAGCGGCCATAAAAAGAAAGACAAAAGAGACGGATATAGACCTTTTGCTTGGTGTCAATAAAAGCGGGGCGTATAAGATAGACACGCAGGTGCCTTTTTTAACGCATATGATAGAACAGTTATCAAGGCACAGCAATGTGGACATTGTCCTTAAGGTAAAAGGCGATATTCAGATAGACGCGCACCATATTACTGAAGACACGGGCATTGTAATAGGCAAAGCGCTTGCAAAAGCGCTGGGCGATAAAAAAGGCATTGCCAGATTCGGTTCGGCATGCGGCGTCCTGGATGAAGCGCTTGTAAGGGTGGTTTTAGACCTGTCAGGAAGGACGTATTGCGAGGTTAACCTTGACCTTAAAGAAAAGAAAACAGGAAATTTTGATACGGAATTAATTGAAGAATTTTTTCACGGGTTCGCGCGCGGAGCAAATCTTACCCTGCATGTTGACCAGATAAAAGGAAAGAACACGCATCATATCGCGGAGGCGGCATTTAAAGGGCTGGCGCTTGCGTTAAAAGATGCTTTAAAAGTTGACGGAAAAACCGTAAAAAGCACAAAAGGAAGTTTATAA
- a CDS encoding SpoIIE family protein phosphatase, whose translation MLFSNKVISEEKFTFPAKAPAVADIKLKLGAIFKQHNFSYKDMNNMMVVLDEACSNIIKHAYKGAEGVIDFEVQIKEKGIYITIIDHGQSFNWKSFRTPNLNHYVDIGKKGGLGVWIIRKLTDKSDYNITPRGNELTLVKYHSKPSILNRFLAIFSTGRGIKEKFALATTMFIIILMGGIYWYFLQHERQVLKEKYILNSAETVRSVGQYAKDRMIKGNALPIIKLVQQIKKNTENVREVMVIDNTGKIIAHSDVQKLYTKFEMKDTVTGSRAVSDVQLVTFKDVRGEGYRLIEPITYQNIDIGEVHIVIGAEDARRVMEGKKANIIFVTLVVFALSVLGIYMLLGVIMKPLMQLKDGVIAIGEGRLDHKIELDGKDEFTDIANAFNDMAKKFKGVQAELVEQEKVQKEIQVAKEIQTTLLPKDLPETEGFDIASFYRAARDVGGDYYDVMKVGPGLIGVIVADVSGKGVPGSLVMTITRTVVRLVANQNRSAKNVLVKVNNFVKEDMKKGMFVTAFYLVLDSLSRKINFACAGHDPLLIYRAKEDKVYWVKPKGFPLGISLPDDDLFRTVMAEETIKLQKDDLLLIYTDGVTEAMNGKREQFGEQRFVEAVKKYGKLTSKEFIANLEEELKNFTQGYPQNDDITLVAVKEKKSESMVLNKAGKDIERLKKKGMTGKEIEKKLGINIQAFDKLNKKRKEKGREKEGIKFLTFEQKKDLMKYILEKPEEGVRYYTEQLSEKYKTAIDSKLIKNELKRTYLATVEARKVYSQDRK comes from the coding sequence ATGCTTTTTAGTAATAAGGTGATTTCAGAAGAGAAGTTCACATTTCCGGCTAAAGCGCCGGCAGTTGCCGACATAAAGCTGAAGCTTGGAGCTATATTTAAACAACATAACTTTTCCTACAAGGACATGAACAATATGATGGTTGTCCTTGATGAAGCGTGTTCCAATATAATCAAACATGCCTATAAAGGCGCGGAAGGCGTAATTGATTTTGAAGTTCAGATAAAAGAAAAAGGGATTTATATAACCATAATTGACCACGGGCAGAGTTTCAACTGGAAATCTTTCCGCACGCCCAACCTTAACCACTACGTGGACATAGGCAAGAAGGGCGGCCTAGGCGTGTGGATTATCAGAAAACTTACGGATAAAAGCGATTATAACATAACTCCGCGCGGCAACGAACTTACGCTTGTTAAATACCATTCCAAACCCTCTATTCTTAACAGGTTTCTTGCAATTTTCTCCACGGGCCGAGGGATAAAGGAAAAATTCGCGCTTGCAACCACCATGTTTATAATAATTCTAATGGGCGGAATTTACTGGTATTTTCTTCAGCACGAAAGGCAGGTGCTTAAAGAAAAGTACATACTGAATTCAGCGGAAACGGTAAGAAGCGTGGGGCAGTATGCTAAAGACAGGATGATAAAAGGCAACGCCCTTCCTATAATAAAACTTGTACAGCAGATAAAGAAAAACACTGAAAATGTCAGGGAAGTAATGGTAATAGATAATACCGGAAAAATAATTGCCCACAGCGACGTGCAGAAATTGTACACAAAGTTTGAAATGAAGGACACGGTAACGGGTTCCCGCGCGGTTTCGGATGTGCAGCTTGTCACTTTTAAGGATGTGCGCGGCGAAGGTTACCGGCTTATAGAGCCTATTACCTATCAGAATATTGATATAGGCGAAGTGCATATTGTTATAGGCGCGGAAGACGCAAGGCGTGTAATGGAAGGCAAGAAAGCCAATATAATTTTTGTCACTCTTGTGGTATTTGCCTTGTCTGTGCTGGGTATTTATATGCTTCTGGGTGTTATTATGAAACCGTTAATGCAGTTAAAGGACGGTGTTATTGCAATAGGCGAAGGGCGGCTTGATCATAAGATAGAACTGGACGGCAAGGATGAATTTACGGATATTGCCAATGCCTTTAATGATATGGCCAAAAAGTTTAAGGGTGTTCAGGCCGAACTTGTGGAACAGGAAAAGGTGCAAAAGGAAATACAGGTGGCAAAAGAGATACAGACCACCCTTCTTCCAAAAGACCTGCCCGAAACCGAAGGGTTTGATATCGCCTCTTTTTACAGGGCGGCGCGTGATGTGGGCGGGGACTATTATGACGTGATGAAAGTGGGCCCCGGCCTTATAGGCGTAATTGTTGCGGACGTATCCGGAAAGGGTGTTCCGGGGTCGCTGGTTATGACCATTACAAGGACGGTAGTTAGGCTTGTGGCAAATCAGAACCGTTCCGCGAAAAACGTGCTTGTCAAAGTGAACAATTTTGTCAAAGAAGATATGAAAAAAGGGATGTTTGTGACCGCTTTTTACCTTGTGCTTGATTCGTTAAGCAGAAAAATCAATTTCGCATGCGCGGGGCATGACCCGCTTCTGATATACAGGGCAAAAGAAGATAAAGTGTACTGGGTAAAACCAAAAGGTTTCCCTCTTGGCATAAGCCTGCCGGATGACGACCTTTTTCGCACGGTTATGGCGGAAGAAACCATAAAACTGCAGAAAGATGATTTACTGCTGATTTATACCGACGGGGTCACGGAAGCCATGAACGGAAAAAGGGAGCAGTTTGGCGAACAGCGTTTTGTTGAGGCGGTAAAAAAGTACGGCAAACTGACTTCCAAGGAATTCATAGCCAATCTTGAAGAAGAACTGAAAAATTTCACTCAGGGTTACCCGCAGAATGACGACATAACTCTTGTGGCTGTAAAAGAAAAAAAGAGCGAGAGTATGGTATTAAATAAGGCCGGAAAAGATATAGAAAGGTTAAAGAAGAAAGGTATGACAGGCAAAGAAATAGAAAAGAAACTTGGCATAAACATTCAGGCTTTTGATAAACTTAATAAAAAACGGAAAGAAAAGGGCAGGGAAAAAGAGGGTATTAAATTCTTAACCTTTGAGCAGAAAAAAGACCTTATGAAATATATACTGGAGAAGCCGGAAGAGGGCGTCAGGTACTATACAGAACAGCTAAGTGAAAAGTATAAAACTGCCATAGATTCAAAACTTATAAAGAATGAACTTAAAAGGACATATCTGGCAACTGTGGAGGCCAGAAAGGTATATTCACAGGACAGGAAATAA